CAAGGTCAAAATCATCATCGGAGCCAAACTCAAGGAACGAGCCAACTGACTTGCGAAGGATGATGAAGGACTTATCATCCTAAGAAaaagaaatttgaataagaGACGAAGTACGCTGTTACTCACAGGAAACAGGGTAATCAGCTGCAAAATCTGAAATGTATTCGAAAAATACCTGCTTCATCCTCCTCAGAGGTTGTTCTGCATGTGTTACCTTCTCTGAGAACGTCTTGTCAAATTCTTTCCTCCGCAGAGATTGTTCTTCATGTGTTTTCTTCCCAGAGAACATGTTGTTAAATTGTGTCCTCCGAAGATATTGTTCCGCATGTGTTATCTTCGCTGAGAACGTGTTGTCAACTTCAGTCTTCCGAAGAGATTGTTCTGCGCGTGTTATCTTCTCTGAGAAGGTATTGTCAAGCTCTGACAACGTGgctgtctcctccttccctgGTAGAAAGATTTACTATCATAGCTAACCATCTTTCCTTGTATGAAATAGGCAAATCATCTAGTTACTTACTATGATTTTCAAACTGTTCAAGCAAGGCCTTCTTCTCAACTTCAACTTTTGAGAACAGGTCTGTGGAGCATAACATTTCACAAGAATATTGTTAGGTTAAAGTAATTTTAACAGAACACCTTTACAGCCACAGCATGCAAATCTTTGGAGAAGAAAGCAGCCAGCCTACAAGTCTACAACGTGCATTTTAGCAAACAAAGCATGAATTTCAACTAAATTTGTCCTGTAGATAGTATGAcatgaaaataaaacaaagtcGCAAAATCAatcctattttttttagataatgggttTTAACAAACACCCAGCCTCTACATACAAAAGGGTGTACACAGCCAAAAATCAATCCTACAGATAGAAACAAGAAGCACTTTTCATATATTATGGgaacaaaacaataaaaaaataaccatTGAATATGCCTTGATACACATGAAGTGTGATTCTATATCTTTACTCTTTAAAAAGGATGGGAGTTGGGGGGTGATGAATTGTTCTATACCTACAGGTTACACCCATTTTAGATCTTTATCGGCTGCAAATATGTCGGGATGTATGTGTTGTAAGATTTTTCTATGAAATAAATTCATCCTTGCACAAGTGTATAAGTAGGTGTCGATTGGTCTCATGTTATCATGAttataagttttaaaatttgagaatTATATCTATTATTGCATTTCGTTGCAGTATGTGGGATCCATTTCAACATGCAGCACATATGGTACTAGTATTTGGGTAAATGCTAGCTCTCATTTGACATACCTCTGAATGCCTGTACGTGCACATCTTTTTCTTTACAGAATATTTCATATGATTCTTGAAATTTGATGAACTCTTTGCTCAATGAACTGTCACACtgctgggaaaaaaaatcaatttataGGTAAATAAATAAACTGATAACAGTTGTGAATTAAATGCAATTTGAATACCTCTTTGGAAGTGTTTGACAATACTTTCAGCAAATTCTGCCTGCATATGCAATGGAGATAATTGTCAGTACATATTCAGTAAAGATGaacctttttattttcattaaGTGGATTAAAGCGTACTTGTTCATGCTAAGTGCAAATGCCAGGTCTGAATGCTATTTTACAGTCCATAACGGGTTAGGTGTAGTTCTATGGAGAAGATATTCACAAGCAAATGCAATACCTTTGTTTCTCAAACTTTAACTTGGTATCTTCTAACATAGTCTGAATATCTGCTGCAACACTAAAGGTTTAGCAAAGAATATTAGCCGTATGTAGTGCATATAACTTCACAAGAGAGTGTAATCATACTGATGAAAGAAGACATTTAGAACATGCTAAAGTATTTACTCACAAAAAATTGTGCAGAAGTGTCATACCTTGGGCAATGAAAGACATAAACAATTTGCAGTACCGTCAGTGAAAGAACTTACTTTACTTTTTGAATTGTGTGAACATAACCAATTAATTTTCTCAAATTCTAGCTTGAAGAAATGATAATACGATCTACATGTATGGATTTTCTTcgcatagttttttttaaagaagttGTGCTTTATTTGGAAGTATAAGAGATAGTAAATTGGTCTGATGGGAAAGCAGCCTGTATGAGAATAAAAATAGGTTCCAGTAGCTCAACATTGCCATGCACATTTTCACCAGATCGACTTAAGTAAGTCGCTACCACCACACATGCATAACACACAAACAACAAGAAGCAGCAATATCAAGATACAAATCTAAGATGATAGACAAATCTCAGAACCAACAAATTCATACATCGCGCTACTCTAGAAGCAACTTGCGACGGTCCCAGATACTAACCAATTCATGGCGAATTGAC
The window above is part of the Oryza sativa Japonica Group chromosome 7, ASM3414082v1 genome. Proteins encoded here:
- the LOC107275867 gene encoding uncharacterized protein isoform X2, translated to MPPAAASPGGGLRRGTAGEAPRSEKRPRESQGLESESGSDGGSGSDSDGDFVSDLREIVCLLRLIKGGADREGQKMCEQIIASVAADIQTMLEDTKLKFEKQRQNLLKVLSNTSKECDSSLSKEFIKFQESYEIFCKEKDVHVQAFRDLFSKVEVEKKALLEQFENHRKEETATLSELDNTFSEKITRAEQSLRKTEVDNTFSAKITHAEQYLRRTQFNNMFSGKKTHEEQSLRRKEFDKTFSEKVTHAEQPLRRMKQDDKSFIILRKSVGSFLEFGSDDDFDLDDD
- the LOC107275867 gene encoding uncharacterized protein isoform X1, encoding MPPAAASPGGGLRRGTAGEAPRSEKRPRESQGLESESGSDGGSGSDSDGDFVSDLREIVCLLRLIKGGADREGQKMCEQIIASVAADIQTMLEDTKLKFEKQRQNLLKVLSNTSKEQCDSSLSKEFIKFQESYEIFCKEKDVHVQAFRDLFSKVEVEKKALLEQFENHRKEETATLSELDNTFSEKITRAEQSLRKTEVDNTFSAKITHAEQYLRRTQFNNMFSGKKTHEEQSLRRKEFDKTFSEKVTHAEQPLRRMKQDDKSFIILRKSVGSFLEFGSDDDFDLDDD